A single genomic interval of Peribacillus sp. FSL H8-0477 harbors:
- a CDS encoding gluconeogenesis factor YvcK family protein — protein MTNKQPQVVVIGGGTGLPVLLRGLKSYPVDITAIVTVADDGGSSGRLRSELDIPAPGDIRNVLAALSDVEPLVEQMFQHRFASTNELSGHSLGNLLLAAMTSITGDFVHAIQEMSKVLNVRGKVLPSANQSVVLHAEMEDGSIVSGESKIPTAEKKIKRVFLTPEEIEPLRETIQAIRQADLIVIGPGSLYTSILPNLLVPGIGEEVCKSKAKKVYICNLMTQAGETLDYTASDHVKAIYNHMDCHAIDSILVNNQDIPIEVQNLYKEESAKPVFFDVDELIELNLEIVQGEIFNYEENAIRHDTKKVAGLLYGILLQERKRKIKK, from the coding sequence ATGACGAATAAGCAACCGCAGGTAGTGGTTATTGGCGGAGGTACAGGCCTTCCTGTTCTGCTGAGGGGACTAAAAAGTTATCCAGTAGACATTACGGCTATTGTAACGGTTGCAGACGATGGTGGTAGTTCAGGCAGACTTCGCAGCGAGTTAGATATTCCTGCACCGGGCGACATTCGAAATGTACTTGCTGCTTTATCAGATGTAGAACCGCTTGTTGAACAGATGTTTCAGCATCGATTTGCCAGTACTAACGAATTGTCCGGCCATTCCCTCGGGAACCTTCTATTAGCCGCCATGACCTCTATTACCGGTGACTTCGTCCATGCGATTCAAGAGATGAGCAAAGTATTGAATGTCCGAGGTAAGGTGCTCCCATCAGCGAACCAGAGTGTTGTTCTTCATGCGGAAATGGAGGATGGTTCAATTGTTTCTGGTGAATCAAAGATACCGACTGCTGAGAAGAAGATTAAACGTGTCTTTTTAACACCTGAAGAAATTGAACCACTTAGAGAAACGATTCAAGCAATAAGACAGGCGGATTTAATAGTCATAGGTCCAGGAAGTTTATATACAAGCATTCTTCCAAACCTGCTGGTGCCTGGAATTGGTGAAGAAGTCTGCAAATCAAAGGCAAAAAAAGTATATATCTGCAATTTAATGACTCAAGCCGGTGAAACACTTGATTACACAGCGAGTGACCATGTAAAAGCCATTTACAATCATATGGACTGTCATGCGATTGATAGTATCTTAGTCAATAATCAGGATATACCGATTGAGGTACAGAATTTATATAAAGAAGAATCAGCTAAGCCTGTATTCTTTGACGTTGACGAACTCATTGAACTCAACCTGGAAATCGTACAAGGTGAAATCTTTAATTATGAGGAAAATGCCATTCGCCATGATACAAAAAAAGTGGCTGGGTTACTTTATGGTATACTGCTTCAAGAAAGAAAAAGAAAGATTAAAAAATAA
- the rapZ gene encoding RNase adapter RapZ, with amino-acid sequence MANGDTNETQLVVITGMSGAGKTVAIQSFEDLGFFCVDNLPPTLLPKFLELMKDSGNKMNKVALVMDLRGREFFDYLFTALDDLAAAPWITPQILFLDADDSALVRRYKETRRTHPLAPSGLPLEGIQIERSILDELKGRAQTIYNTSKVSPRELREKILTEFSADKQPIFTLNVTSFGFKHGLPIDADLVFDVRFLPNPYYIEHMRTKTGLEDEVSSYVLKWNETQKFLEKLLDLLNFMLPHYKREGKSQLVIAIGCTGGQHRSVALTEYLADYFKDDYETQVSHRDIKLKAGKVNKDDE; translated from the coding sequence ATGGCAAATGGGGATACAAATGAAACGCAGTTAGTCGTGATTACAGGAATGTCTGGAGCAGGGAAAACAGTAGCTATCCAAAGCTTTGAAGATTTAGGATTTTTTTGTGTAGATAATTTACCGCCAACATTACTGCCTAAATTTCTAGAATTAATGAAGGATTCTGGAAATAAAATGAATAAAGTTGCGCTCGTTATGGATCTGCGCGGCCGTGAATTTTTTGATTATCTATTTACAGCACTGGACGATTTAGCCGCTGCTCCATGGATAACACCACAGATCCTCTTTTTAGATGCAGATGATTCAGCGCTTGTACGCCGATACAAGGAAACAAGAAGAACTCATCCGCTTGCTCCATCTGGATTACCTCTCGAGGGCATTCAAATTGAACGTAGCATCTTAGATGAATTAAAGGGCAGAGCTCAGACTATTTATAATACGTCTAAGGTAAGTCCGCGAGAACTACGTGAAAAAATTCTTACCGAATTTTCAGCTGATAAGCAGCCAATTTTCACGCTCAATGTTACATCCTTTGGCTTTAAACATGGTTTGCCGATTGATGCTGATTTAGTCTTCGATGTAAGATTCCTGCCAAATCCCTATTATATTGAACATATGCGTACGAAGACTGGTTTGGAGGATGAGGTATCAAGCTATGTTTTAAAATGGAATGAGACACAGAAATTCCTAGAAAAACTGCTTGATTTACTTAATTTTATGCTGCCTCATTACAAACGCGAAGGAAAGTCACAACTTGTCATCGCTATTGGGTGTACGGGAGGACAGCATCGTTCGGTTGCACTAACAGAATACCTTGCGGATTATTTCAAAGATGATTATGAAACTCAAGTCTCTCATCGTGATATCAAGTTAAAGGCTGGCAAGGTGAATAAAGATGACGAATAA
- a CDS encoding NUDIX hydrolase produces MQRVTNCVLVKDNQLLLLKKPRRGWWVAPGGKMEQGESVRDACIREYREETGVYLRNPSLKGIFTFIMKEEDKVLSEWMMFTFFATESDGVNVEVCEEGELAWHSTEEIKNLDMAEGDSHILDYMIHGTGIIYGTFTYTPDFELLSYRLDPG; encoded by the coding sequence GTGCAGCGTGTGACCAATTGTGTACTAGTAAAAGATAATCAGCTGCTTTTATTGAAAAAGCCAAGACGCGGCTGGTGGGTAGCGCCTGGCGGAAAAATGGAGCAAGGAGAGTCTGTTAGAGATGCTTGTATCCGAGAATATCGTGAAGAAACAGGCGTATATTTAAGAAACCCATCACTAAAAGGAATTTTTACTTTCATCATGAAAGAAGAAGATAAAGTATTATCTGAATGGATGATGTTTACCTTTTTCGCAACAGAATCTGATGGAGTTAACGTTGAGGTTTGTGAAGAGGGCGAACTTGCCTGGCATTCAACCGAAGAAATAAAGAATTTAGACATGGCTGAAGGAGATTCTCATATCCTGGATTACATGATTCATGGAACTGGGATTATCTATGGAACCTTCACCTATACACCTGATTTCGAGCTGTTGTCCTATCGACTTGATCCGGGTTAA